Proteins from a genomic interval of Streptomyces sp. Tu6071:
- a CDS encoding GNAT family N-acetyltransferase: MPRLERLTVAHASAVLEFERAEREWFARWVPDRGDAYFTAEGFAARHAALLAEQDAGACRFHVLLDDDARTVLGRFNLMDIVTGEDGELGYRLARGATGRGLATAAVRELCALAGASLGLSRVWADTDVRNTASRAVLARAGFGPGVPVDREGKPALRHVRVL; this comes from the coding sequence ATGCCTCGACTGGAGCGGTTGACCGTCGCGCACGCGTCGGCGGTGCTGGAGTTCGAGCGGGCCGAGCGGGAGTGGTTCGCGCGGTGGGTGCCGGACCGGGGCGACGCGTACTTCACCGCCGAGGGCTTCGCCGCGCGGCACGCCGCGCTCCTCGCCGAACAGGACGCGGGCGCCTGCCGCTTCCACGTTCTGCTCGACGACGACGCCCGCACCGTGCTCGGCCGCTTCAACCTCATGGACATCGTCACGGGCGAGGACGGCGAACTGGGCTACCGGCTCGCGCGCGGGGCAACCGGGCGCGGACTGGCCACCGCCGCCGTGCGGGAGTTGTGCGCCCTCGCCGGCGCATCGCTCGGCCTGTCCCGCGTATGGGCGGACACGGACGTCCGCAACACCGCGTCCCGCGCCGTCCTCGCGCGCGCGGGCTTCGGCCCCGGCGTGCCCGTCGACCGGGAGGGGAAACCGGCGCTGCGGCACGTCCGCGTGCTGTGA
- a CDS encoding dienelactone hydrolase family protein: protein MPASEPSPSATPAPRPAGEPQQNVSFPSAGGTAHGYLALPPAGRGPAVLVIQEWWGLTEHIADVTRRLAAEGFTALAPDLYGGAVAHDAAEAGRMMGALPVDRGVELLSGAVDYLLGLPEVTSSSVGAVGFCMGGGFVLQLVATDPRVSAAVPFYGVIQGELPDFTGTRAEVLGHYGEQDGSVPPDSLDALRAALEKQAGITPDLRLYPAGHAFFNDRRETYHAEAAAQAWESTLGFLHSRLEQTPGR from the coding sequence ATGCCCGCGTCCGAACCGTCCCCTTCCGCCACTCCGGCCCCGCGCCCGGCCGGTGAGCCGCAGCAGAACGTCAGCTTCCCGAGCGCGGGAGGCACCGCCCACGGCTACCTGGCTCTGCCGCCCGCCGGGCGCGGCCCCGCGGTGCTCGTCATCCAGGAGTGGTGGGGGCTCACCGAGCACATCGCCGACGTGACGCGCCGTCTCGCCGCCGAGGGCTTCACCGCCCTCGCCCCGGACCTCTACGGCGGTGCCGTCGCCCACGACGCCGCCGAAGCCGGCCGGATGATGGGCGCCCTGCCCGTGGACCGCGGCGTGGAACTGCTCTCCGGGGCGGTGGACTACCTGCTCGGCCTTCCCGAGGTCACCTCCTCCTCCGTGGGCGCGGTCGGTTTCTGCATGGGCGGCGGCTTCGTCCTGCAACTGGTGGCGACCGACCCCCGCGTCAGCGCCGCCGTTCCCTTCTACGGCGTGATCCAGGGCGAACTCCCGGACTTCACCGGGACGCGCGCCGAGGTTCTCGGGCACTACGGCGAGCAGGACGGCTCCGTCCCGCCCGACTCCCTCGACGCGCTGCGCGCCGCGCTGGAGAAGCAGGCCGGGATCACCCCCGATCTCCGGCTCTACCCGGCGGGTCACGCCTTCTTCAACGACCGTCGCGAGACGTACCACGCCGAGGCTGCCGCCCAGGCCTGGGAGTCGACCCTCGGCTTCCTGCACAGTCGCCTGGAGCAGACTCCCGGACGCTGA
- a CDS encoding GNAT family N-acetyltransferase → MDIAVDDLAGPAIAAFLEAHVSQLRALSPPESTHALDLDGLRVPEVTFWTARESGEIVGCCAVKRIAPGHGELKSMRTDPTRTRSGVASALLRHALDESRRAGLDRVSLETGADDFFLPARTLYAKFGFRPCPPFGTYREDPLSVFLTRTL, encoded by the coding sequence ATGGACATAGCAGTCGACGACCTGGCCGGTCCCGCCATCGCCGCCTTCCTGGAAGCACACGTCTCCCAGCTTCGCGCCCTCTCCCCGCCCGAGAGCACCCACGCACTCGACCTCGACGGACTGCGCGTACCGGAAGTGACCTTCTGGACCGCGCGCGAGAGCGGCGAGATCGTCGGCTGCTGCGCCGTCAAGCGCATCGCCCCCGGACACGGCGAACTCAAGTCCATGCGCACCGACCCCACCCGCACCCGCTCCGGCGTCGCCTCCGCACTGCTGCGGCACGCCCTCGACGAGTCGCGGCGCGCCGGGCTGGACCGCGTCAGCCTGGAGACCGGAGCGGACGACTTCTTCCTCCCGGCCCGCACGCTCTACGCCAAGTTCGGCTTCCGCCCCTGCCCGCCCTTCGGCACCTACCGCGAGGACCCGCTCAGCGTCTTCCTCACCCGCACGCTCTGA
- a CDS encoding SDR family NAD(P)-dependent oxidoreductase: MTDNHTTHDAASASTAPGAPTPKITLVTGANRGLGKEAALHLAAAGQDLLLTYRSHAEEIEAVLGEVRGLGRTAVAFRLDTTEFGAFPAFAAEVRAALGEHWGRDTFDHLLNNAGSAAMATVAETTEAQLDSMYEVHFKGPYLLTQALLPLLADNGRVLNVSTGLTRFTQSDAAPYASMKGAVEVFTRYLAKELGPRSIAVNAIAPGATATDFGGGYLRDSEQVREGLANVIAMGHVGDPVDIGAAVASLLADGTRWITGQRIEASGGMLL, from the coding sequence ATGACCGACAACCACACCACCCACGACGCCGCCAGCGCCTCCACCGCCCCCGGCGCCCCGACTCCCAAGATCACCCTCGTCACCGGCGCCAACCGGGGGCTCGGCAAGGAGGCCGCGCTGCACCTCGCCGCGGCCGGGCAGGACCTCCTCCTCACCTACCGCTCGCACGCCGAGGAGATCGAGGCCGTGCTCGGCGAGGTGCGCGGGCTGGGGCGTACCGCTGTGGCCTTCCGGCTCGACACGACCGAGTTCGGCGCGTTCCCGGCCTTCGCCGCGGAGGTGCGGGCCGCGCTCGGCGAGCACTGGGGGCGGGACACCTTCGACCACCTCCTCAACAACGCCGGTTCCGCCGCGATGGCGACCGTCGCCGAGACCACCGAGGCGCAGCTCGACAGCATGTACGAGGTCCACTTCAAGGGCCCGTACCTGCTCACCCAGGCACTCCTGCCGCTGCTCGCCGACAACGGGCGGGTGCTCAACGTCTCGACCGGGCTGACCCGTTTCACGCAGTCGGACGCCGCGCCGTACGCCTCGATGAAGGGTGCCGTGGAGGTCTTCACGCGCTACCTCGCCAAGGAGCTCGGCCCGCGCAGCATCGCGGTGAACGCGATCGCCCCCGGCGCGACCGCGACCGACTTCGGCGGCGGCTACCTGCGGGACAGCGAGCAGGTACGGGAGGGCCTTGCGAACGTCATCGCGATGGGCCACGTCGGCGACCCGGTCGACATCGGCGCGGCCGTCGCCTCGCTGCTCGCCGACGGCACCCGCTGGATCACCGGGCAGCGCATCGAGGCGAGCGGCGGCATGCTGCTGTGA